The Corallococcus exiguus genome includes a window with the following:
- a CDS encoding NAD(P)-dependent alcohol dehydrogenase: MGLPVRAALLREVGGPFVIDDVELDAPREGELRVRVAASGICHTDLAYRAGAGRFPLPAVLGHEGAGVVEAVGEGVTGFQPGDAVVLSYFSCRGCRTCAGGHFPYCERGYAGNFSGSRPDGSFPMRWRGEPVRSSFFHQSSFATHVLAHQHNAVKVDASVPLERIAPLGCGFQTGAGAVLEAFRLQRGQQLAVFGAGSVGLAAIMAARVAGASRILAVDLSAERLELARELGATDTFLADEPGLTKTLVTLTRGGVDFSLECVGSPQVLRQAFDVTRPLGTCGLLGLPGRDAEVSLSMTALLMGRRLVGILEGNVDPKAFIPRLVALNAEGRFPLEKLSRSYPFEAINDAVHDMEARVAVKPVLCMPGGGTT, translated from the coding sequence ATGGGTCTTCCAGTGCGAGCCGCGCTGCTGCGGGAAGTGGGTGGTCCCTTCGTCATCGACGACGTCGAGCTCGATGCGCCTCGGGAGGGCGAGCTGCGCGTGCGGGTGGCGGCGAGCGGCATCTGCCACACCGACCTCGCGTACCGGGCGGGAGCGGGCCGCTTCCCGTTGCCCGCGGTGCTGGGGCACGAAGGCGCGGGCGTGGTGGAGGCGGTGGGGGAGGGCGTGACGGGCTTCCAGCCTGGCGACGCGGTGGTGCTCAGCTACTTCTCGTGCCGTGGCTGCCGCACGTGCGCGGGCGGACACTTTCCGTACTGCGAGCGGGGCTACGCGGGGAACTTCTCCGGCTCGCGTCCGGACGGCTCGTTCCCCATGCGGTGGCGCGGCGAGCCCGTCCGCTCGAGCTTCTTCCATCAGTCGTCATTCGCCACGCACGTGCTGGCGCATCAGCACAACGCGGTGAAGGTGGACGCCTCGGTGCCGCTCGAGCGGATTGCTCCGCTGGGCTGCGGGTTCCAGACGGGGGCGGGGGCGGTGCTGGAGGCGTTCCGGCTTCAGCGGGGGCAGCAGCTCGCTGTCTTCGGGGCGGGCTCCGTCGGCCTCGCGGCCATCATGGCGGCGCGGGTCGCGGGCGCATCTCGCATCCTCGCGGTGGACCTCAGCGCGGAGCGACTGGAGCTCGCGCGTGAACTGGGGGCCACGGACACGTTCCTGGCGGACGAGCCCGGGCTCACGAAGACGCTGGTGACGCTCACCCGCGGAGGCGTGGACTTCTCGCTGGAGTGCGTCGGGTCGCCCCAGGTGTTGCGGCAGGCGTTCGACGTGACACGTCCGCTGGGGACCTGCGGGTTGCTCGGGCTTCCTGGCCGGGACGCGGAGGTCTCGCTCTCCATGACGGCGCTGCTCATGGGGCGGAGGCTGGTGGGCATCCTCGAAGGCAATGTGGATCCGAAGGCCTTCATCCCCAGGCTGGTCGCGCTGAACGCGGAGGGGCGCTTCCCGTTGGAGAAGCTGAGCCGCTCGTATCCCTTCGAAGCAATCAACGACGCGGTCCACGACATGGAGGCGCGCGTGGCGGTCAAACCGGTGCTGTGCATGCCAGGAGGCGGAACGACATGA
- a CDS encoding glucosamine-6-phosphate deaminase, with the protein MDLRVFQTEQEAATTCAARIAEAVRHTPELVLGLVTGRSPLNVYRNLVELAAQGALDLSRATTFNVDEFLGLPPEDAGSFRAYMDRHLFRHVNLSTERIHFLDGCAPDAEAECARYDAALAAAGGLDLLLLGVGPNGHIAFNEPGEVLTATSHRARLSRETRLSHVMAFGDDPSKVPMAALTLGMAAVLQARKVVVLAFGVNKAAAVTAMVHGPLTPRWPASFLQLHRDVELWLDTGAASGLHGRKLEAART; encoded by the coding sequence ATGGACCTACGGGTGTTCCAGACGGAGCAGGAGGCGGCCACCACCTGCGCGGCGCGGATCGCCGAGGCGGTGCGCCACACGCCGGAGCTGGTGCTGGGGCTCGTCACGGGGCGCTCGCCGCTCAACGTGTACCGGAACCTGGTGGAGCTGGCGGCCCAGGGGGCGCTGGACCTGTCGCGAGCGACGACGTTCAACGTGGACGAGTTCCTGGGGCTGCCACCCGAGGACGCAGGCAGTTTCCGCGCGTACATGGACCGGCACCTGTTCCGGCATGTGAATCTGTCAACGGAGCGGATCCACTTCCTCGACGGGTGCGCGCCGGACGCGGAGGCGGAATGCGCGCGCTATGACGCGGCGCTCGCGGCGGCCGGGGGGCTGGACCTGTTGCTGCTGGGCGTGGGGCCCAACGGGCACATCGCGTTCAACGAACCCGGCGAGGTGCTGACGGCGACGAGCCACCGCGCGCGCCTGTCGCGGGAGACGCGGCTGTCTCATGTGATGGCGTTCGGGGATGATCCGTCCAAGGTGCCCATGGCGGCGCTGACGCTGGGCATGGCTGCGGTGCTCCAGGCGCGCAAGGTGGTGGTGCTCGCGTTCGGCGTGAACAAGGCCGCGGCGGTGACGGCGATGGTGCACGGCCCGCTCACGCCCCGGTGGCCCGCGTCGTTCCTCCAGCTCCACCGTGACGTGGAGCTCTGGCTGGACACGGGCGCGGCCAGCGGCCTGCACGGGCGCAAGCTGGAAGCAGCCCGGACCTGA
- a CDS encoding 6-phosphofructokinase → MKVAVLTGGGDCPGLNAVIRAIVRRASEHGFEMMGLRDGWKGLLDDNHFRLTRETTSGILHRGGTILGTSRVNPFKVENGLERVKRSMERNGIHAVIAIGGEGTLSAATRMSQEGLRIVGVPKTIDNDLNGTDFTFGFDTAVHIATEAVDRLHSTAESHKRVIVCEVMGRHVGWIATYAGIAGGADVILVPEIPADLEAVAQHLQRRHAGGRTFSIVVVAEGTRIKMSAEQNEQLVTTGSLDEAGRPRLGGVGNIVAAEIERRTGFETRVSVLGHIQRGGAPTAHDRVLATRFGVHACDMVARGEFGKMAALRGNEIVSEQLAEATRELKRVPKEFFEVAQVFFG, encoded by the coding sequence ATGAAAGTCGCCGTGCTCACCGGCGGGGGTGATTGCCCCGGCCTCAATGCGGTCATCCGCGCCATTGTCCGCCGTGCCAGCGAGCACGGCTTCGAGATGATGGGCCTGCGTGATGGATGGAAGGGCCTGCTGGACGACAACCACTTCCGGCTCACGCGGGAGACCACCTCCGGCATCCTCCACCGGGGTGGCACCATCCTGGGCACCTCGCGCGTCAACCCGTTCAAGGTGGAGAACGGCCTGGAGCGCGTGAAGCGCTCCATGGAGCGCAATGGCATCCACGCCGTCATCGCCATTGGCGGCGAGGGCACCCTGTCCGCCGCCACGCGCATGTCCCAGGAGGGCCTGCGCATCGTCGGCGTGCCGAAAACAATCGACAACGACCTCAACGGCACGGACTTCACGTTCGGCTTCGACACCGCGGTCCACATCGCGACGGAGGCCGTGGACCGGCTGCACTCCACCGCGGAGTCGCACAAGCGCGTCATCGTCTGCGAGGTGATGGGCCGTCACGTCGGGTGGATCGCCACCTACGCGGGCATCGCCGGCGGCGCGGACGTCATCCTCGTCCCGGAGATTCCCGCGGACCTGGAGGCCGTCGCGCAGCACCTGCAGCGCCGTCACGCGGGCGGGCGCACCTTCTCCATCGTGGTGGTGGCGGAAGGCACGCGCATCAAGATGTCCGCGGAGCAGAACGAGCAGCTCGTCACGACCGGCTCCCTGGACGAAGCAGGCCGTCCGCGCCTGGGCGGCGTGGGCAACATCGTCGCGGCGGAGATTGAGCGGCGCACCGGCTTCGAGACGCGCGTCTCCGTGCTGGGCCACATCCAGCGCGGCGGCGCCCCCACGGCGCACGACCGGGTGCTCGCCACCCGGTTCGGCGTGCATGCGTGCGACATGGTGGCCCGGGGCGAGTTCGGCAAGATGGCCGCTCTGCGCGGCAACGAAATCGTCAGCGAGCAACTGGCCGAAGCCACCCGCGAACTCAAGCGCGTGCCCAAGGAGTTCTTCGAAGTCGCGCAGGTTTTCTTCGGCTGA
- a CDS encoding long-chain fatty acid--CoA ligase: MLTGRMMDFPLTLTHFLERARSYYAAQEIVSRRPDKSLHRYTYADFHRRVCQLANALTRLGVKPGDRVASLSWNHHQHLEVYFGVPAMGAVMHTLNLRLHPNDLGYIARHAEDTVVVVDRSLLPLVEKFEKAVGSIKHVIVIPDDGPVPEGRLDYEKLLAAESPTFEFPRLDENSAAMLCYTSGTTGNPKGVLFSHRSIVLHSLVCCMPEVLGLRESDTVLAVVPMFHAAAWGLPFDALLTGAKQVLPGPHLDPQSLLELMQNEKVTVAGGVPTIWLGILAQLDREPGKWDLSRMRHMVIGGSAAPPALIDGFRKRHGQNVLHAWGMTEMNPVGTLARLKGDLHTASPETQLDAYASQGYSVPFVETRHVSDTGEILPWDGKAMGELEVRGPMVAASYYGDEGKDRFTKDGWFKTGDVVTIDPAGYLHITDRSKDVIKSGGEWISSVALENALMAHPSVLEAAVFAGRHPKWDERPLAAVVFKPGQEATKAELTAHLEKQFAKWWLPDDILFVAQIPRTSTGKFLKMKLREDYGDHLMKASVAS, encoded by the coding sequence ATGCTCACCGGTCGCATGATGGACTTCCCGCTCACCCTGACGCACTTCCTGGAGCGGGCTCGCTCCTATTACGCCGCGCAGGAGATCGTCAGCCGCAGGCCGGACAAGTCCCTGCACCGCTACACGTACGCGGACTTCCACCGGCGTGTCTGCCAATTGGCTAACGCGCTCACGCGGCTGGGAGTGAAGCCTGGGGACCGCGTGGCGTCGCTGAGCTGGAACCACCACCAGCACCTGGAGGTGTACTTCGGGGTGCCGGCGATGGGCGCGGTGATGCACACGCTCAACCTGCGGCTGCACCCCAACGACCTGGGCTACATCGCGCGCCACGCCGAGGACACGGTGGTGGTGGTGGACCGTTCGCTGCTGCCGCTGGTGGAGAAGTTCGAGAAGGCCGTCGGCAGCATCAAGCACGTCATCGTCATTCCGGATGACGGGCCGGTGCCGGAGGGGCGGCTGGACTACGAGAAGCTGCTCGCGGCGGAGTCGCCCACGTTCGAGTTCCCGCGCCTGGATGAGAACAGCGCGGCGATGCTCTGCTACACGTCCGGCACGACGGGCAACCCGAAGGGCGTGCTCTTCAGCCACCGCTCCATCGTGCTGCACTCGCTGGTGTGCTGCATGCCGGAGGTGCTGGGGCTGAGGGAGTCCGACACGGTGCTGGCGGTGGTGCCCATGTTCCACGCGGCGGCGTGGGGCCTGCCGTTCGACGCGCTGCTCACGGGAGCGAAGCAGGTGCTGCCCGGGCCGCACCTCGACCCCCAGTCGCTCCTGGAGCTGATGCAGAACGAGAAGGTCACGGTGGCGGGCGGCGTGCCCACCATCTGGCTGGGCATCCTGGCGCAGCTGGACCGGGAGCCGGGCAAGTGGGACCTGAGCCGGATGCGGCACATGGTGATTGGTGGCTCCGCGGCGCCGCCGGCGCTGATTGACGGGTTCCGCAAGCGGCACGGGCAGAACGTGCTGCACGCGTGGGGCATGACGGAGATGAACCCGGTGGGCACGCTCGCGCGGCTCAAGGGGGACCTGCACACGGCGTCGCCGGAGACGCAGCTGGATGCCTACGCGTCGCAGGGCTACTCCGTGCCGTTCGTGGAGACGCGCCACGTGAGCGACACGGGGGAGATTCTCCCCTGGGACGGCAAGGCCATGGGCGAGCTGGAGGTGCGCGGGCCCATGGTGGCGGCGTCCTACTACGGGGACGAGGGCAAGGACCGGTTCACGAAGGACGGGTGGTTCAAGACGGGCGACGTGGTGACCATCGACCCAGCGGGCTACCTGCACATCACCGACCGCAGCAAGGACGTCATCAAGTCCGGCGGCGAGTGGATCAGCTCCGTGGCGCTGGAGAACGCGCTGATGGCGCATCCATCCGTGCTGGAGGCGGCGGTGTTCGCGGGGCGGCATCCGAAGTGGGACGAGCGTCCGCTGGCGGCGGTGGTGTTCAAGCCGGGGCAGGAGGCGACGAAGGCGGAGCTGACGGCGCACCTGGAGAAGCAGTTCGCGAAGTGGTGGCTGCCGGATGACATCCTCTTCGTGGCCCAGATTCCGCGCACGTCGACGGGGAAGTTCCTGAAGATGAAGTTGCGGGAGGATTACGGCGACCACCTGATGAAGGCGTCTGTCGCGTCCTGA
- a CDS encoding FHA domain-containing protein — MPSVQQLRPFAYAPVQAFLQASGPVVLIQQPPEPVFQQVALRLAEARTVGMAHRSRLVDRLLVMLQAFDSLEVHFLGPEQDGQELRVGRMEGCTLMVHDPSVSKHHAVLRWHATQGTCSVKDLASMNGTWLNAAELGEGEERMLTDGDALAFGDAQFLYLRAETLHSHLRLASPGGGM, encoded by the coding sequence ATGCCCTCTGTCCAACAGCTCCGCCCGTTCGCCTACGCGCCCGTCCAGGCGTTTCTGCAAGCCTCCGGACCGGTGGTGCTGATCCAACAGCCGCCGGAGCCGGTGTTCCAGCAGGTGGCGTTGCGCCTGGCGGAGGCGCGCACGGTGGGGATGGCGCACCGCTCACGGCTGGTGGACCGGCTGCTGGTGATGCTCCAAGCGTTCGACTCGCTGGAGGTCCACTTCCTGGGGCCGGAGCAGGACGGGCAGGAGCTGCGGGTGGGGCGGATGGAGGGGTGCACGCTGATGGTGCACGACCCCTCCGTGTCGAAGCATCACGCGGTGCTGCGCTGGCACGCGACGCAGGGGACGTGCTCGGTGAAGGACCTGGCGTCCATGAACGGCACCTGGCTGAACGCCGCGGAGCTGGGCGAAGGCGAGGAGCGGATGCTCACGGACGGGGACGCGCTGGCCTTCGGGGATGCGCAGTTCCTGTACCTGCGAGCGGAGACGCTGCACTCGCACCTGCGGCTCGCGAGCCCGGGTGGGGGGATGTGA
- the sitI6 gene encoding SitI6 family double-CXXCG motif immunity protein — protein MRYFSIEKPSFDEPGQWSGKYRARHRWHLSGVDCPRYGIWSRIGAFPSVDLSAVDEPVLANPKGPTSLEEYKRLVALVRPFVPPELPVHAGGSFGPMVGTAQGKFGPVTCWPSWVVLLREDAVELLKAEGLKGVIAVRMELKSRRSNMPALYELEARPLAKLHPDCIGEWKTPACDICGRPESFSLPPKRWLLRSSVPEGLDVFGVEGACLLVVSERFVETVQRLGPSDVHYRELPAE, from the coding sequence ATGCGCTACTTCTCTATCGAGAAACCGAGCTTCGACGAGCCGGGACAATGGAGCGGAAAATACCGAGCACGCCACCGATGGCACCTGTCTGGTGTCGACTGTCCTCGTTACGGCATCTGGTCACGGATAGGTGCATTTCCTTCAGTGGACCTTTCAGCCGTGGATGAACCGGTGCTCGCAAATCCAAAGGGCCCTACATCCCTTGAGGAGTACAAGCGGCTGGTGGCACTGGTACGTCCCTTTGTTCCTCCTGAACTGCCCGTTCATGCAGGTGGCTCGTTCGGTCCCATGGTCGGAACCGCCCAAGGCAAGTTCGGCCCTGTGACCTGTTGGCCTTCTTGGGTGGTGCTCCTCCGCGAGGACGCGGTCGAATTGCTCAAGGCTGAAGGCCTGAAAGGCGTCATCGCTGTCCGGATGGAGCTCAAGTCCCGCCGGAGCAACATGCCTGCGCTCTACGAACTGGAAGCCCGGCCCCTGGCGAAGCTGCACCCCGACTGCATCGGCGAATGGAAGACGCCAGCGTGCGACATCTGCGGCCGCCCGGAGTCCTTCTCTCTGCCACCAAAGCGCTGGCTCTTGCGCTCCTCTGTGCCCGAAGGACTCGACGTCTTCGGCGTTGAAGGCGCATGCCTGCTCGTCGTCAGCGAACGCTTCGTCGAAACCGTGCAGCGCCTGGGCCCCAGCGACGTGCACTACCGCGAACTTCCCGCCGAGTAG
- the sitA6 gene encoding SitA6 family polymorphic toxin lipoprotein: MRRISGAGARVGWLWLVMLLGCASAPGPLPANEWVRAESSRECEARDEDQCLTHVCEDDVCALFRCEDLSPKRIVRTRGAMPVAPIFVAPGSGPQRTWGSAQGLPRDAVPVMVFRWHPREKLPSELRRKKAQQEWAKRPKERHHIFPQAFKDHFDDKRIDIHKYVIAIDAEVHARIHRGKDGGPWNQDWDAFIQRDQGDVPIPTYFEHASWMIQKYGLFGLTMTYWQQVELAPVSAED; encoded by the coding sequence ATGAGAAGAATCTCCGGGGCCGGCGCCCGTGTCGGGTGGCTGTGGCTGGTGATGCTGCTGGGGTGTGCATCCGCACCCGGGCCCTTACCGGCGAATGAGTGGGTGCGGGCAGAGTCGTCGCGGGAGTGCGAGGCCCGCGATGAGGACCAGTGCCTCACGCACGTCTGCGAGGACGACGTCTGCGCGCTGTTCCGGTGCGAGGACCTGTCACCGAAGCGCATCGTGCGGACGCGAGGCGCCATGCCAGTGGCGCCCATCTTCGTTGCGCCCGGCAGCGGGCCGCAGCGGACGTGGGGAAGTGCGCAGGGCCTGCCGCGTGACGCGGTGCCCGTCATGGTGTTCCGCTGGCATCCACGGGAAAAGCTGCCCAGCGAGCTTCGCCGAAAGAAGGCGCAACAGGAGTGGGCGAAGCGGCCGAAGGAGCGTCACCACATCTTCCCGCAGGCGTTCAAGGATCACTTCGATGACAAGCGCATCGACATCCATAAGTACGTCATCGCGATTGATGCGGAAGTTCATGCGCGCATCCACCGGGGCAAGGATGGTGGACCTTGGAACCAGGATTGGGATGCGTTCATCCAGCGGGACCAAGGTGACGTACCGATACCGACGTACTTTGAGCATGCCTCCTGGATGATTCAGAAGTACGGACTCTTTGGGCTGACGATGACGTACTGGCAGCAGGTAGAACTCGCGCCCGTATCCGCCGAGGACTGA
- a CDS encoding metallophosphoesterase has product MGRLLVLLFVYLGAYLVLRRLLPVVTRGWRHGVLLGLSVFAFAAWTVPAVTGYGLHHTPPALVPVKLFAVVWSIAALLVMLMGPPFLILKLRAERRQQAAPPGVNMERRNLLVKAGQAMPVLAIGASGVGVVSGSLGFTVREVEVKLRGLSAALDGFRIGQITDVHVGPFISPEYLRGAVEVMNTAGVDLQVMTGDLIDDVNQVDETMAALASTTARHGMLAVLGNHEHWRGLDEVLGGYEQLAQRGAPVRLLVDEAHVLEHGGQRVRVVGVDFPMSGASRTGKERRWQRSAETAFKDGSPDDVVLCLSHHPDFFPYAAERGARLTLAGHTHGGQVAFLGIPLFGFAFKHMLGRYRFKDSHLYVSGGTGHWLPFRIGVPPEVTLLTLRSA; this is encoded by the coding sequence ATGGGAAGGCTGTTGGTCCTGCTGTTCGTCTACCTGGGCGCGTATCTCGTGCTGCGCAGGCTGTTGCCCGTCGTCACCCGAGGCTGGCGCCATGGCGTGCTGTTGGGCCTCTCTGTCTTCGCGTTCGCGGCGTGGACCGTGCCCGCTGTCACGGGCTACGGCCTGCACCACACGCCTCCGGCCCTCGTGCCGGTGAAGCTGTTCGCCGTGGTGTGGAGCATCGCCGCGCTGCTGGTGATGCTGATGGGCCCGCCGTTCCTCATCCTCAAGCTGCGCGCCGAACGCCGCCAGCAGGCCGCGCCTCCCGGCGTGAACATGGAGCGCCGCAACCTCCTGGTGAAGGCCGGACAGGCCATGCCCGTCCTCGCCATTGGAGCCAGCGGCGTGGGCGTCGTGAGCGGCAGCCTGGGCTTCACCGTTCGCGAGGTGGAGGTGAAGCTGCGCGGCCTCTCCGCCGCGCTGGACGGCTTCCGCATCGGGCAGATCACCGACGTGCACGTGGGACCCTTCATCTCGCCCGAGTACCTGCGCGGCGCCGTGGAGGTGATGAACACCGCGGGCGTGGACCTCCAGGTGATGACCGGCGACCTCATCGACGACGTGAACCAGGTCGACGAGACGATGGCCGCCCTCGCCTCCACGACGGCCCGCCACGGCATGCTCGCGGTGCTCGGCAACCATGAGCACTGGCGCGGGCTCGATGAAGTCCTGGGCGGCTATGAGCAGTTGGCCCAGCGTGGCGCGCCAGTCCGGCTGCTGGTGGATGAAGCCCACGTGCTGGAGCACGGCGGCCAGCGCGTGCGCGTGGTGGGCGTGGACTTCCCCATGTCCGGCGCCAGCCGCACCGGGAAAGAGCGCCGCTGGCAGCGCTCCGCGGAGACGGCCTTCAAGGACGGGAGCCCGGACGACGTGGTGCTCTGCCTCTCCCACCACCCGGACTTCTTCCCCTACGCCGCCGAGCGCGGCGCCCGCCTCACGCTCGCGGGCCACACGCACGGCGGACAGGTGGCCTTCCTGGGGATTCCCCTGTTCGGCTTCGCCTTCAAGCACATGCTGGGCCGCTACCGATTCAAGGACAGCCACCTCTACGTCTCCGGCGGCACGGGGCACTGGCTCCCCTTCCGCATCGGCGTCCCTCCCGAGGTGACGCTGCTCACGCTGCGCAGCGCCTGA
- a CDS encoding HNH endonuclease → MTIKAHFAMTHATPDDQDRSWSMWSGWKARHWPTFVLRPGLHFYGYDKKLKRFTTLLKVTRGRAFEYENKRQFTHTVKRLIEVDTHDNSGWLKAMQPSGFGVAFDYALVARVDIAFPGSRFPHLGWYKMPTKAAHAALMDDPGGHEEGGKQYRTHLTYERSARLRAEAKSHWRNRRGRITCHVCGFDFVERYGALGEDFIEMHHEVPVSEGKRVNSVESLIPLCANCHRMIHRNPQELLSIQALRLLLQKPVSTKR, encoded by the coding sequence ATGACCATCAAAGCCCATTTCGCCATGACCCATGCCACGCCCGATGATCAGGATCGGAGCTGGTCCATGTGGAGCGGATGGAAGGCACGTCACTGGCCGACCTTCGTCCTCCGCCCCGGACTTCACTTCTACGGCTACGACAAGAAGCTGAAACGCTTCACCACGCTCCTCAAGGTGACTCGCGGCAGGGCGTTCGAGTACGAGAACAAGCGTCAGTTCACCCACACGGTGAAACGACTGATTGAGGTCGACACCCATGACAATTCTGGATGGTTGAAAGCCATGCAGCCATCGGGGTTCGGCGTGGCCTTCGATTACGCCCTGGTCGCCAGGGTCGACATCGCGTTCCCCGGAAGCCGCTTCCCGCACCTCGGCTGGTACAAGATGCCGACGAAAGCGGCTCATGCGGCATTGATGGATGACCCGGGTGGCCATGAAGAAGGTGGGAAGCAGTACCGGACACACCTGACCTACGAGCGGAGCGCCCGGCTGCGCGCGGAGGCGAAGTCCCACTGGAGGAACAGGCGGGGCCGGATCACCTGTCACGTGTGCGGGTTCGACTTCGTCGAGCGCTACGGTGCGCTCGGGGAGGACTTCATCGAGATGCACCACGAGGTCCCGGTCTCGGAAGGGAAACGGGTAAACTCCGTGGAGTCACTCATCCCCCTGTGCGCCAACTGCCACCGGATGATTCATCGGAATCCGCAGGAGCTTCTCAGCATCCAAGCGCTTCGGCTCCTGCTCCAGAAGCCCGTTTCAACGAAACGCTAG